The Phaeobacter gallaeciensis DSM 26640 genomic sequence GAGAGCATCTGCACCAGTCAGATCGCCTAAGGGATGGCAGAGATGGATCTGCGTGTCCGCCGCAAAAACTTTGGCCATGGCACTGCGCACCGGCCCGGCTGCGAAATCACGCATTGCCGTGAACAGGGGCTTTAACAGGGCCTTATGGGCGCTTGGGTAATCCATTTCTGGTCCAGACAGGGGAGGGAGTGCCGGGCAGGAAAATCCTGCCCGCACACAGAGTGTGTTTATTCAGCAGCGTCGCGGTAAGGGGCGCCTTCGCCATAAGGGACGTTGATCCCCCCAAAGCGACGGACCCGGATGTTGCATTGCTCGGCGTGGCCCACGAAGCCTTCCAGCATGCACAGACGCGAGCCGTATTCGCCGATCAGGGTGGCGGCCTCGTCGCTGGTGACCTTCTGATAAGAGTGTGTTTTCAGAAACTTACCCACCCAGAGGCCACCGGTATAGCGCCCGGCCTTTTTCGTCGGCAGCGTGTGATTGGTGCCGATCACCTTGTCGCCATTGGCAACATTGGTGCGCGGGCCGAGGAAGAGCGCGCCGTAGCAGGTCATGTTGTCGAGGAACCAGTCATCCCGGTCGGTCATCACCTGAACATGCTCGGACGCAATATCATCGGCCACCGCAAGCATCTCGTCATAGGTATCGCACAGGATCACTTCGCCGTAGTCCTCCCAGCTGACGCGGGCGGTGCCTGCGGTGGGTAGGATGGTGAGGATCCGGTCGATCTCCTTCAGCGTTTCCTCGGCAAGGGTGCGACTGTTGGTGACCAGAACGGCGGGGCTGTTGTAGCCATGTTCCGCCTGCCCCAGAAGGTCGGTCGCGCAGAGTTCGGCGTCAACCGTGTCATCAGCGATGACCATGGTTTCGGTCGGACCCGCAAAGAGGTCAATGCCCACGCGGCCAAACAGCTGTCGTTTGGCTTCGGCAACAAACGCATTGCCGGGACCCACCAGCAGATGCACCGGGGCGATGCTCTCGGTGCCGATGGCCATGGCGCCCACGGCCTGAATACCACCAAGCACATAGATCTCATGTGCGCCGCCGAGGTGCATCGCCGCTATTACGGCGGGGTTTGGCTCACCGTTGAAGGGTGGGGTGCAGGCCACGATGCGGGGCACACCGGCGACCTTTGCCGTAGCGACCGACATATGCGCGGAGGCCACCATCGGGAATTTGCCACCGGGCACATAGCAGCCGACGGATTGCACCGGGATATTCTTGTGGCCGAGGATCACGCCGGGCATCGGCTCCACCTCGATATCGAGCATGGAGTCGCGCTGCGCCTGGGCGAATTTGGTCACCTGTTCTTGGGCGAACTTGATGTCTGCCATTTCGCGGGGGGAGACCTTTGCGATGATCGCTTCAATCTCCGCCTCGCTCAACCGGTAGCTGTCGCGGTCGTAATTGTCGAACTTGCAGGCCAACTCGCGCACGGCAACATCGCCGCGCGCCTCGATATCTTTCAGCGTTGAGGCCACCACAGAGGCGGTCTTGGCGTCGTCTTCGGCCCGGTCTGCTTCGGGTTTGCCGCGTTTGAGATAGTCAATCGCCATCGTATTTATCCTTTGTTGTCGGGTCGCGGCGGTTGCTTCTCGCCACGATCAAATGCTTCCCAGCCTTCGCCGTTGAAGAGGTCGACGCCGAGCTGGGCGGCGACATGGGCAAAATCGACATTGACCCAATTGTCCACGATCTTGCCGTCAAAGACTTTCCAGAAGTCCATGTAACGGATTTCAATCCGCTTGCCGGTGGGCGCGATGCCGAGGAAGGTGCCGCTGTGGGTGGCTTCCTGCCGACCAAAGGCCGCAGCCCATTCGCCCATATAAAGACGGGCTTCGTCGATGCAGACCTTGTCGGAGAAGGCGGCCTGAAACGGGCGCTGCCAGTTGTCCTGGAATTCCTTCAGCCCGGTCTTGGTGCCGCAGCCCTGATTGCCCATCCAGCGAAACCCTTCGGAGAAAAACTCGCCGATATCGCTGATGCGGTGGTCGTTCAGCCCGTCCACCATCTCTTCGATGACGCGGCGGGTGTCTTCAGTTTTGCTCATATCCGTGTGTTTTGTCAGCACGGCTTGTTCTGGGCGAGAGCCTTTCATGGGTTTTATCCTTTTCAGTCTACCAAGGGAAAATCTGTGTTGGGGGGAGGAGATCCCGCACACAGAAAATCCCTTGGCATCCTGTTCAGCGCCGGATGGCGACCGAGGGCGTTATGACGGAAAGATGCGCTCATCCTTTGACTGCACCTGCGGTGAGGCCGCTCACGATCTGGCGCTGGAAGAACATCACCAGCACAAACAGCGGGGCGGTGGCAGAGACCACGGCGGCCACGGCAAACATTACGTTGCCTTCGGTCTGGGTGGTGCCCATGAAGCTAGCAATCTTGGGGATCATGGTCTGATTGTCCTTGCTCAGCAGCATCGAGGTGACGGCAAAATCGTTGTAGGCCAGCAGGAAGGAGAACAGGCCGGTGGTGATGACGCCGGGCCACATCACCGGGATGATCACATGGCGGAAGGCTTGAAACTGTGTGCAGCCATCGACCTTGGCACTTTCGTCCAGTTCCTTGGGGATCGACTGGAAAAAAGAGTGCAGCATCCACAAGGTGAAGGGCTGGTTGATCGCCACCAGAACGATGACCGTGGTCGCCAAATGCCCCCAGAGGTTCCATTCAAAAAACGGCAGCAGGTAGCCCGCAACCAGAGTGATCGGCGGCATCGCGCGGAAGATCAGCGCAGTGATAAGCAGCCAGAAAGTATAGCGGTAACCGGAGCGGGACAGGGCATAGCCGCCCAATGTGCCGATGGTCAGCGAGGTCATGACGACAAAGATACAGACCAATGTGGTGTTGATGCCTGCTTTCCAGAATTCCTCCTGGATCCACGCCCCTTCATAACCGGCGCCGGTCAAGGATGAGCCGTGGGTTGCCTTGGTCAGTGTGCCGGTCAGCGCATTTGTCCAATCCGCGATGGAGAAGAAATCCAGCTCAACCTTGAAAGAGCCCCAGAAGGTCCAGAGAAACGGGAAGGCTGCGAGAATGAGCCAGAACAGGATGAAACCATTGACCAGCAGGCGCAGGCCCAATGGGCGGTGAGTGGCGGCGGAACTGCTCATGTTAAGTCTTCCCCTTGAAATCTTGCCAGGTCCGGATCAGCACCGGGGTCAGCAGTACGGCAACGCCGAGAATGGTCAGGACGGATGTGGTCGCGGCGGAGGACAGAAGCCGGGTTTCACCGCCCATATCGTTGAAGATGATCCAGCTGAAAGATGTCGCATGGGCCTCGGCGTTGAAGCCGACAATCGGTTCGAAGACGCGGAAATTGTCCATCAGCTGAATGAGTGCCACAAAGGTCACCAGCGGCATCAGATGTGGCACCACAACGTAGCGGACGCGCTGCCAGCGGGTGGCGCCGTCGATCTGCGCGCTTTCCAATTGGTCCTGCGGTAGGGTCTGCAAACCAGCGTAGAAGACCACGAAGGCAAATGGAGCCGAGTGCCAGACGCCATAGACGATCAGCATGATCCAGGTCAGTCCGGTCGAGGCCTTGAGCGATAAGGTTGGATCATCGGTCAGATATTGCAGCGCCGACCCAAGAACACCGCGGCTGTCGATCATCCAGAACAGGATGAGAGAGCCAATCAGCGGTGTCACGATCATGGGCAGCAGTGAGAAGAAGATCACCAGCCCTTTGAGGTGCCGGTTGAGCGAGTTCACGGCAAGCGCGATCATCAGCCCCAGCACGATCAACAGCGGCGTCACGGTAAAGGTGTAGGTCAGCGTGAAACCCATCGCGCGGTAAAAAGGCAGGTCGCTGATTTCGCCGAAGAAAGCGCCGATGCTGTCGGTGCTGCGCCAGGCTTCTGCCACCTCGGACACAGCCAGATGGCCACGATCAAAATAGATCTGCAGACCTACAAATTTGCCTAAAGGCTCCGCATCGCGCAGGGCGCGGGTGGCCTCCTGGTCGATGGTGGTTTCCTCTTTGCAGCCGAAGGGACCGCAGTTTTCAACCGTCACCAGAACGGCGTCATGGGGGGTGTGAACGGACTGGAACAACACCGACACGATGGGCAGCGCGATGAACAAGAGCATCGCAAGCCCGGTGGGCAGAAAGAACCAGAAAAAGGTGCGGTGTTTCATGACAAACCGATGTCCAGAGTTCAGGTGGTGGTGGCAGAGGGGAGGCTCCCCTCTGCCGGTTGGGCCTCAACTTAGTTGAGGAACCCTTTTTCCTTGGCGGCAGCGGTATAGGCTGCTTCTGCATCAGCAAGAGCCTGTTCGGCGCTTTCCTTGCCCTGCATGAAATCGCTCAGCTCAGCACCCAGCGCAGTATGCAGCAGACCCATGTAGGGCAGCATCGGGTAGGGGCTGGTGCTCATCTGCACGGCCTCAAAGACACCCTGAGCGGCATCGGTCGGCTCATAACCGTCGATCAACCAGACCGCCTGAGGGGCAGTTTCTTCGTTCAGCATCGCGGGACGGATGCCGTGGGTCAGGGCGACAAAAGTCGCTTCGGCTTCGGCATCGGGAATGTTCTTGGCAACTGTCCAGCCATCCCACCACAGGGTCGAGGCCGCATCAGAGCCACCCGCCACGGTCAGTGGGCCGGAGATCGCCATGTGATCCTTCACCTCCTGCACAACACCATCGGCATCGGCCAGAGTTGCAGCGCGGCTGCCCCACATGTTCATCAGCGCGACATTGCCAGCACGGAATTCGGCGTTGGTGGCGTTGGAATCATGGGTCAGGAAGTCGGGGTTCATATATTCCGACAGTGACTTCATCATTTCCAGAGCGGCCACGCCCTGTTCATTGTTGATCGAGACCTTGGCGCTGCCCGGCTCAAAGAAGCTGCCGCCATGGCCCAGGTACATGTTGTTGAATTCCTGCGCGAGGTTCCAACCCGCCTTGTAGGCACCGCCAACCGGGTTCTCCATGAGACCCTTCTCGCGGATCATCTTGGCCGCTGCCAGCAGGTCCTCATAGCTTTTGGGGGGCTCGACACCGATCTCTTCCAGAACGTCGGCGCGATAGACCAGATGCTGGGCGTTCGCCATGAAAGCAACTGCCATGATCTTGCCATCGATGGTGATCAACTGGGTTTTCTGCAATCCGTCACCATGTTTGGCGACCAGATCGTCCAACGGACGGATGACGTCTTCGTTCATCAGGGCCACGATGGAGGAGTTGGCGATAATGGCAGACGTGTACTCCGCCGGATTGCCGGTCATGCCTGCGACGTTGATCTTCTGATGGTCTGCGGTCAGGTTGGCCTTGACCTCGCCACCGGTGCATTCCTTGGCCGCGTCGGCGACAGAATGGATGGCGGGGAATTCATTGCCAACGATGTTGACCCGCGCCGAAATCTCGCAGGCAGAACCTGCGGTCGCGGCAAGGGCCAGAACCGAGCTGGCAAGTGCGATATGTGTGAATTTCATGGTAGTCTCCCTGTTATAGGGGGACGCCGTCCGGACAGCATCCCCATCTTTGCCCCCGTCGCATGCACGAAGGCGGCGGTGGTGGGGGATTACCCCCCCAGCCGCGCACCTGTTTGTTTGTCAAACAGGTGGCAGTGATCGGTGGGCACATGGATCGACACCATATCGTCGATCTCTGCGCGGAATGTTTTGTCTGCCTTGACCGAAACCAGGACGCCGCCAATGCGGACCGTGACCATGGTTGCGTCACCCAAAAGCTCCATCGTGTAGATTGGGGCGTTGATCTGGCCGCCGCTCTCAACGACGCTGGCGTCCTCGGCGCGAAAGCCCAGTGTGACCGGACCATCCGGGCCGGACAGCCCGGCGATATCCGTGTGTTGTGCAGTGAATTGTCCGCCAGAGAGGCTGCCCTCCATCAGGTTCATCGCAGGTGAGCCGATGAAACTTGCAACAAAAGCATTGGCGGGGCGGTCGTAGATCTCTGTCGGGCTGCCGACCTGCTGTACGACGCCTTTGTTCATGACCACCACGCGATCGGCGAGGGTCATCGCTTCGATCTGGTCGTGGGTGACATAGATTGTTGTCACGGCCAGTTCATGGCTGAGGTTTTTGATCTGCGCGCGGGTAGAGACCCGCAGCTTGGCGTCCAGGTTCGACAGTGGCTCATCCATCAAGAACACGTTTGGTTCGCGTACGATGGCCCGGGCCAATGCCACCCGCTGACGTTGACCACCGGAGAGCTCTGCCGGTTTGCGGTGCAGGAACTCATCCAGTTCAACCATGGCGCTGGCCCGTCGGACCTTCTCGTCATGGGTCTTGCTGTCAACACCGCGCACCTTCAACGGAAAGCGGATATTTTCGTAGACATTCATATTGGGATAGAGCGCGTAGCTCTGGAACACCATGGCGACGTCCCGGTCTTTCGGCTCCAGTTCGTTGACCCGATTGCCATCCACCAGAATGTCGCCTTCGCTGGCGCTTTCCAGCCCGGCAATCATCCGCATTGTTGTGGTCTTGCCGCAGCCCGACGGCCCCAAGAGAACCAGAAACTCCTTGTCTGCGATGGTCAGGTCGAAATTATCAACCCCGACAAAGCTGCCCCAACGCTTGCTGATATTACGCAGCTCAATCTGTGCCATGCGGGTCCGCCTCCCAGCGAAATCTATTTTGCATACGATTGCAAAAAGGTTAGTCTTTGCTGCGTTAATTTGGCAAGATAATTTTGCAATCGTATGCAAATCGGTGCCAAGCGATTGAAAATAGGGAATGCAATGGAACATCTTCAGGCAGCAAAAGCCGTTGTGCGCGCCTTCTACGCCGATCTCGACGCCCCGGAAGCGGATCTTGAGGCGGTGTTGATTCGACATACATCGCCTGATTACCTATGGCGTGGTTTTCACCCGTTTAATGAGATGACCGAGGCTGCCGAGGTTGCGCAGCAGTTCTGGACGCCACTGCGTAAAAGCCTCACTTCACTGCAGCGGCGTGAGGATATCTTCTTTGCCGGTCGCAACCAGATGGATGGTTTCCAAGGCATCTGGGTGGTGTCTATGGGGCATTTGATGGGGCTGTTTGATGCGCCATTTGTTGGCATTCCCCCCACGGGCAAGATTGCGATGCTGCGCTATTGTGAGTTCCACCGGGTTGAAGACGGTAAGATTGCCCAAACCGCGATGTATTTCGATCTGCCGCATCTGATGGCGCAGGCTGGTGTCACAGCCTTTCCCGGTCAGACTGCCGCGCAGTTGGTGCAGCCGGGGCCAATGACGCATGATGGCCTTTTGTTTGAGGCGCAACCAGACCACGAAGGCGAGATGACGCTGGCCGTTATCAACCGCATGATTGGTGAACTGGGGCAATGGGATAACAAGCTCAGTCTTGAAGATGAGCTACGTCAGACTTGGTGCGAGGACATGTTGTGGTGGGGGCCGACCGGGATCGGCGCGACATATACCGTCGCGCGTTATGCCCAGCAGCATTCCGGCCCGTTCCGCGCAGCTTTTTCTGACAGATCCAAGACCAATCATACGGCGCGCTTGGCCGAAGGCGCCTACGGTGGCTTTGCCGGCTGGCCGAACTTTACCGCGCGTCTGACCGGTGATTTCATGGGGCGCTCGGCGACCAGTGAGCAGGGTGAATTCCGGGTGATTGATATTTACCGGCGTAGCGGTGACAAACTTGCAGAAAACTGGATCTTCATCGATCTGCTGCATTTCTGGAAGGGGCAGGGATATGATGTTCTACAACAGCTCAGCGATGGGACCCTGGCATGATTGACGCGCATCATCATCTGTGGGACCTCGCGGCGGTGCATTACCCTTGGCTGTCCGCCAAAGGTGTTTCGCGGTTCTTTGGCGACCCGAGCCCGATCCAGCGCAACTATCTGCTGCCGGAATTTCGCGCAGAGGCCGCTGCCTTGGGGATCACCGGATCTGTTCACATTCAGGTCGGTGCAGAGGATCCGCTGGCGGAGGCGAAATGGGTCCAGTCCGTCGCGGAAGCCAACCCAGGCTGGCCTTTGGTGCAGGTTGTCCATTGCGATTTGACGGCACCGGACCTCGCACAGCAATTGGATGTCATGGCAGCGCTGCCCACAGTCCGGGGGGTGCGCCAGATCGTTGGTCGCGCGCCCGGAGAGGACGCGCAGACCGGTACCAATGCGCTATTGGATGATCCGCGCTTTCTGGAGGGTCTTTTGCAGCTTAGCGAACGAGGGCTGTCCTTCGATCTGCAGCTTATTCCAGAGTTGATGGAGAAAACCGCGCGCGTTCTGGCGCAGGCACCGCGCACAAATGTGGCCCTGTGCCATGCGGGCAGCCCCCATGATCGAAGCCCGGAAGGGCTCGGAGAGTGGAGACAGCGGCTCAGGTGGCTTTCTGATCTTCCACATGTGTGGTGCAAACTCTCAGGTCTGGGTATGTTTCAGCACCGCTGGACCGTTGAGGATTTCAGGCCGATCATTGAAACATGCCTTGATCAATTTGGCGCTGACCGTTGTATGTTTGGCTCCAACTTCCCGGTGGATAGCCTTTATTCAGATTATGAAACGCTCCTGCGCGCACATGAAAAATTGGTGCCGGACAGCCAGAGGTCGCAGGTCTTTGCTGAGACCGCAGCAGGTTTTTATAAGTTCTGAACTTTGTTGCCTATGGGAGGGTAAGGGGGACCAGTGCAAATGCGCCTCCTCATGTCGAACCGGCCTGCGGGCGTGCCAAAAGCTGTGGTCGCGCCACTGACCTGTCCTATCCCTTACTGCATAAACTAAGCTCGGCCTGCGCGTCACTTCAGTTGCGCGCAGAAGGCGTGGTGACTGAAGAGATGTTTTGCGTTGGAGCCTGCAAAAATCTTCACTTCTGTTTGTTTTCCAACGACACGATTTCGACATAGGCACCCAGCATTTCCACCGCAGATTTCACCGCATCATAGGCGTTCTCTTTGACGATATAGCCGGCAATCTTATGCTCATAAGCAACAGCAATGTCCGAGGGTGCATCGGACGTTGTCAGAACAAAAATCACTGAGTTCGCCAGTTCTTTATCCTCACGCACCTCAGCGAGGAATTCCAGCCCCCCCATACGCGGCATATTCAGGTCCAGAAGGATGATATACGGGCGCTCAAGCGCGGTGGAATTCACTCCCCGCAGCAGATCAAGGGCTTCCTGTCCGTCGCCGACAACTTCAATCGGGTTCACAAGACGTAGTTTTTTCAACGCGCGTTTGATCGCCATCACGGCAACCTCGTCATCGTCTACAATCAGAAATGTAACGGATTCTCTATTGGTCATGCGGCCAATCCTTGGATGTCATTCTGTGTCTTTGCTGAGGGGGCGTTAAGGGGAACACGGACCGTAAACACGGTGCCGCGGGCCACATCCGGGTTGGAAACGACGGACACGCTGCCGCCCAGAGATCTGGCAAGTTTTTGTACAAGTGCTAGGCCCAAGCCGGATCCCTCCACTTCGTCACGGGATTTCAGCGTCTGAAACAGAACAAAGATCTGTTCCTGATATTGTTTCGGTATCCCGGGCCCGTCGTCGGCCACGGTGATCTCGACGTAGTTGGGGTACAGCTCGCTGCTTATGCGGATCGTGCCTGAGGATCTGTCGTGATGCTTGCTCGCGTTGCTGACAAGATTGATCAGAATGGTTTTCAGCGGTGTCAGATAGGCACCGAAGGGGCCACAATCCTGCTCTACCCTGATTTCGAAAGCGGAGTTGGAATTGAAGTAGAGCCTGAGCTCATCTGCAAATTTGGTCAGGCTGAAGGATCCGTGTTCACCATCAATCTGGCCGGCTCGCGCGTAGTCCAGCAAGGCAGACAGATGGCCCGACAACCTGTCGGTACGATTGCGGATCAACCCGATATTCTTTTGCGCGTCAGCGGGCATCTCATCGGCGAAATCTTCTTCTGTCCATTCGATCAGATTTGAGATGGCGCGCAGCGGCGCCCGCAGGTCATGGGCCGCCACATAGGCGAACCGTTCCAGTTCCTCATTTGAGCGTTTCAGGGCGGCCGCAGTGAGCCGGGATTTCTCCACGGCCTTGGCGATTTCAGCAATCTCATCTGAGCCGTTGGTGTCGATCGGATCATCAAGATGGCCGCGGGACATGCGCTGGATGTGGCGGGTCAGGCGGTGGATCCTCGAAATCATGCGTACCTCAATCATGAATCACAAAAGGGCAAGTGATATCAGAAGCATACACATATTAAAGGCGACATCTACGAACCGAATACGCTCAACAATACGGCTTGTTTCCGCCGCGCTTTGACGGAATTCCATGGCTGCACGCTGGGTGCTCGACCGGGTCCAGGCACCGATGTTGTTGAGCACGGCCTCCGCCTCAGCATAAAGCTGCTCCTGATCTGCTTGGCTCGTTTGCAGGGCTGACAATGCTTCGACCACGCCGGCCGGGCCCAGCATGGTGTTGCGATAATCGACCAATACACCCGCAACGTCGTGACGCGCTTCCAGGTTTTTCAGCCGGGCAAGGCGAGAGGCAAGAATATTGATTTCTCCCACCATCCGCTGGCGTGCGCCCGTCTGTGCGGCACCGGTTTCGACGGCAAAATCTTTGGTCAGAATGGCGAGTGAGGCAACGCTGCCAGATATTTCTCCCAAAGTCTTGGCTGTATCGATTGCCCAGATGACCGACCGGGGTCCATCCTGTTTGGATTGCGCGTCACGCTGTTGGTTGCCGAATTCGATCTGCGCGACAACGATGGATTTTTCCAGCGCCAGGATTTCGTCAACGGCCTGTGAAACAAGGGTGTTGATCCTGATATTTTGAGCGACGATGTCCTGGCGACCTTTCACCACGTTTTGAAAAACATCCGCATCTGCTGATGACAATTCTTCCGCGATTGTATCTTCTCGGTAGCTGAAATTCTCGCGAAACAACTGCGATAGATTGTCGACGCGCCGCGCCAGCCCGGTCAGCCCGTCCAGATCGTCGATCAGTCTGACCCGAGCTAGTGTTACTTCCAACCCATGTTGCAGGTCGCTCAGGTCGGCAATTCTGTCGAGCAAGGGAATCGTCCGGTCAGACAGGTTCTCTGTCTTGCGCTCAATGCGGCTTAGGTCGTTCCATTCCGCATACATCGCGACGCAAATCGACGCGAGGCATATAACGACACAAGATCTGAGGCGTGCGGTTAGCGACACTACGGGTCCCTTTTGCTGCTGGTGTGCTCAACATAGGGTTGAGAGGTTTACCAGTCCTTAACTGGGCGTCGATAGGCTTAAAGATACTGAGCCACACGCGAGGATCCCCATGTTCACGAGACGCGCCTTCACAACACATGCCTTGGCGCTTGGCGGGGTTGGAGGCCTGCCTGCCGCAGCGCGTTCCGGGCTTGATCACCAGCATCCTAATCTGCTTCGTATTCTGATCCCCCAAGGGGCGGAGGCAAGCCTTGCTCCAGTGGCCAATAGTTTTGAGGCGATGTGCGGCTGTCGCACGGAATTGGTCGTAGTCGGCGTCGGCGAGGTGAACGCAGTTCTGACGCTGGAAGCAATGCTGAACGATGTCGGCGTTGATGTGGCGCTGCCAGCCACCTTTGGCATCCCGGACCTTGTCGAGGCAGAGGCGATTTTGCCCTTGGATGCGCTTGCACAGCGATATGCTCCGCAGGGGCTGACCGATGCGATGATGTACACCAGCGGCGATGTTTTTGACGAGCAGCTGTGGGGGTATCAGACCGACGGTGATGTATTTTTAATGTTCTATAACAAGAGGTTTATGGAGGATCGGGACCTCGGCAATAGATACGCGGACCAGACCGGTACCGCGTTGTCGACGCCGCAAACCTGGGATGAACTGGACCGACAGATGGCGTTTTTTCACGATCCGGACGCGGGTCGGTATGGCGGCTGCCTGTTTCGCACGGCGGATAAGGTCGCCTGGGAATGGTGGGCGCGGTTTCATGCTAAGGGCGCCTGGCCGTTTTCACCCACGATGGAACCGCAGATCGCAGGAGCGCGTGGGATCGCCGCGCTGGAGGATATGATTGCCTCTGGCGCGCATCTTATCGGAGCTGATCTGGATCTGTTTTCCAACTGGGCGCGCTATCAGGAGGGCGATATCTACGCCAATATTGGCTGGGGTGGCACACAGAAGAGCCTCTATGCGCCCGGATCGGTGATGCGCGACAATATGATCAACGCGTCGTTGCCCGGCGGCCGTATAGGCGAGGCGGTGGTCCCACTCTCTTATTTCAACTGGGGGTGGAGTTATGTTGTTGCCAAGAATACAAAACAGCCAGAGCTGGCGTATCAATTCTGCGTTAATGCCGTCTCTCAGCAGGTCGGCGCTGCAGCGATTGCCCAGACTGATGGGTTCTTTGACCCGTTCAGAACCGATCAGTACCAGGATCCGGCTATCATCGAAGCCTATGGCACGCAGTTTCTGACGGTTCATGAGCAGGCGATGCGTGCGTCGATGCCGGATCTTTATCTGGCGCGGCGTGGAGAGTATTTTGAGGCTTTGTCCTATTGGCTGTTGGCCGCACTGGCCGGGGATGTGACAGCCGAGGTTGCGCTGGATAATGTTGCTCAGTCCTGGCGGGCGACAACAGATCGTGTGGGCCAGGAGGTGCAATCGCGCCGCTGGATGGCGCTGCGCAATACCTATCCTGCAGACCTGCGAAAGGCTCTTACCGATGAAACATGACACACCCGATCCGGCTCTGAGCCAGACCATGCGCGATCAGGCCATGATGGAAGTGGTCTATAAAATCGTTCACGACCTGCGTGGTTCGGTGCGGGCCATCGCTGAATTGCCGAATTGGATTGAGGAGGACCTGCAGGATGTCGGCGTTGTGCTGCCCGAGGGGCCTGCGCAGTCGTTTGACCTGATGCGGCGCCATGCGGAAAAGCTGAACATGATGCTTGATCAGCTGTCGCGGTACTCCAAGACCGGATATCGCGAGACAGAGCGGGTTTCAGTCAGAACCTGTCTGGAACGGGCGATTGCGGCGCTGAACCTGCCGAGTGACATGCAGGTGCGGGCCCGATTTGATCCGGCGGAAATCGAGATGAATCCCGATGCGTTGACGTCGATATTTCTGATCCTGTTGGGAAATGCTGCCGAGCACAACGAGGGACCGGTGCGCATTGCCGTGACCAGGCGCTTGCGCGACGGGTACTGGGACATGATGCTACGTGACAACGGGGCTGGGTTTCCGGATGGAAAATTGGAACAGGTCTTTGATCCAATGAGCAAGTTTTCTGTCGCGGAGACCGGGGGAGCAGGGATGGGCCTCGCGATTTTACGGCGTCTTGCCGACAGCTATGGCGGTGTTGTGGAAGCTCTACCGCCCCGAACCAAGCGGGACGGAGCGACCATTCGATTACGCCTTAAACAGCTTCACCGCGATTGAAGGGTGGCGATATGGTCCACCTTAATGGCGGACCGCATTGAAACTGTTGCTGTAATTTTCGATTTCGTCGAAGAAACGCCAGATGTTTAGACAGTGTGTTTCAATCTCATCAAGGGCTTCGGGGGAGGGGGTCAGCCCCTGATTATGGCAGCCGCGAATGAACGAGATCTGACGATACATGCGTCGCAGTTTGGGCTGTAATTCACTGATGCAACCCTCCGCCATGCCCCGGATCACGTTGCGTGTGGCGTCTTGGACTTCAGATTTCATCGCCGGGTTTGAGAATGTCTCCGCAATGGAATTGTAGATCACACCATGCAGTTTTTCCGCGGTCAGATTGCCCTTGCCGACATAGTCCACACAACCGGCGCGAATGGAACTGACCACCGCCTCGGTATCTTCGCGGCCAGAGATCATTACCACTGGCACCTCTTCGGTCTCCAGCCGTTTTTTGACCACGGCGACCGCTTCAAGGCCAGAGGCGTCGCGCAACTGGTGATCAATCAGGCAGAGATCAACAATGTTCTCTTCCAGTGCTTTTTCGAGGTCTTGAATGTCCGAACATGTAATCACCTCGA encodes the following:
- a CDS encoding nuclear transport factor 2 family protein; this encodes MEHLQAAKAVVRAFYADLDAPEADLEAVLIRHTSPDYLWRGFHPFNEMTEAAEVAQQFWTPLRKSLTSLQRREDIFFAGRNQMDGFQGIWVVSMGHLMGLFDAPFVGIPPTGKIAMLRYCEFHRVEDGKIAQTAMYFDLPHLMAQAGVTAFPGQTAAQLVQPGPMTHDGLLFEAQPDHEGEMTLAVINRMIGELGQWDNKLSLEDELRQTWCEDMLWWGPTGIGATYTVARYAQQHSGPFRAAFSDRSKTNHTARLAEGAYGGFAGWPNFTARLTGDFMGRSATSEQGEFRVIDIYRRSGDKLAENWIFIDLLHFWKGQGYDVLQQLSDGTLA
- a CDS encoding extracellular solute-binding protein, yielding MFTRRAFTTHALALGGVGGLPAAARSGLDHQHPNLLRILIPQGAEASLAPVANSFEAMCGCRTELVVVGVGEVNAVLTLEAMLNDVGVDVALPATFGIPDLVEAEAILPLDALAQRYAPQGLTDAMMYTSGDVFDEQLWGYQTDGDVFLMFYNKRFMEDRDLGNRYADQTGTALSTPQTWDELDRQMAFFHDPDAGRYGGCLFRTADKVAWEWWARFHAKGAWPFSPTMEPQIAGARGIAALEDMIASGAHLIGADLDLFSNWARYQEGDIYANIGWGGTQKSLYAPGSVMRDNMINASLPGGRIGEAVVPLSYFNWGWSYVVAKNTKQPELAYQFCVNAVSQQVGAAAIAQTDGFFDPFRTDQYQDPAIIEAYGTQFLTVHEQAMRASMPDLYLARRGEYFEALSYWLLAALAGDVTAEVALDNVAQSWRATTDRVGQEVQSRRWMALRNTYPADLRKALTDET
- a CDS encoding ABC transporter ATP-binding protein; amino-acid sequence: MAQIELRNISKRWGSFVGVDNFDLTIADKEFLVLLGPSGCGKTTTMRMIAGLESASEGDILVDGNRVNELEPKDRDVAMVFQSYALYPNMNVYENIRFPLKVRGVDSKTHDEKVRRASAMVELDEFLHRKPAELSGGQRQRVALARAIVREPNVFLMDEPLSNLDAKLRVSTRAQIKNLSHELAVTTIYVTHDQIEAMTLADRVVVMNKGVVQQVGSPTEIYDRPANAFVASFIGSPAMNLMEGSLSGGQFTAQHTDIAGLSGPDGPVTLGFRAEDASVVESGGQINAPIYTMELLGDATMVTVRIGGVLVSVKADKTFRAEIDDMVSIHVPTDHCHLFDKQTGARLGG
- a CDS encoding sensor histidine kinase; translation: MISRIHRLTRHIQRMSRGHLDDPIDTNGSDEIAEIAKAVEKSRLTAAALKRSNEELERFAYVAAHDLRAPLRAISNLIEWTEEDFADEMPADAQKNIGLIRNRTDRLSGHLSALLDYARAGQIDGEHGSFSLTKFADELRLYFNSNSAFEIRVEQDCGPFGAYLTPLKTILINLVSNASKHHDRSSGTIRISSELYPNYVEITVADDGPGIPKQYQEQIFVLFQTLKSRDEVEGSGLGLALVQKLARSLGGSVSVVSNPDVARGTVFTVRVPLNAPSAKTQNDIQGLAA
- a CDS encoding amidohydrolase family protein, which translates into the protein MIDAHHHLWDLAAVHYPWLSAKGVSRFFGDPSPIQRNYLLPEFRAEAAALGITGSVHIQVGAEDPLAEAKWVQSVAEANPGWPLVQVVHCDLTAPDLAQQLDVMAALPTVRGVRQIVGRAPGEDAQTGTNALLDDPRFLEGLLQLSERGLSFDLQLIPELMEKTARVLAQAPRTNVALCHAGSPHDRSPEGLGEWRQRLRWLSDLPHVWCKLSGLGMFQHRWTVEDFRPIIETCLDQFGADRCMFGSNFPVDSLYSDYETLLRAHEKLVPDSQRSQVFAETAAGFYKF
- a CDS encoding response regulator, which produces MTNRESVTFLIVDDDEVAVMAIKRALKKLRLVNPIEVVGDGQEALDLLRGVNSTALERPYIILLDLNMPRMGGLEFLAEVREDKELANSVIFVLTTSDAPSDIAVAYEHKIAGYIVKENAYDAVKSAVEMLGAYVEIVSLENKQK